One genomic window of Punica granatum isolate Tunisia-2019 chromosome 1, ASM765513v2, whole genome shotgun sequence includes the following:
- the LOC116190447 gene encoding subtilisin-like protease SBT5.4 codes for MGFSVSSHLQLLLFVLLSSALQTPTFALKKPYIVYLGSHSHGTNPTSADIGSATNSHYSLLGSLLGSTEKAERSIFYSYTRCINGFAALLEEDQVGEIAKHPDVISVFPSKGRKLHTTRSWEFMRLERDGAIPSKSIWNKARYGEDTIIANLDTGVWPESKSFSDEGIGPVPSRWRGICQHNSTDGFRCNRKLIGARYFNQGYAAYAGSLVFNSVRDSEGHGTHTLSTAGGSFVKGAHVFRQGKGTAKGGSPRARVVAYKVCGPPIDGHECFDADILAAYDAAIGDGVDVISMSLGGDPADFFEDGIAIGSFHAVQSGITVVASAGNSGPSPATVSNASPWLITVGASTIDREFTSYVSLGPKMHFKGASLSDKALPEEKFYPIIRAADAKLPGAPDVDADLCKEGTLDPQKAKEKILLCLRGDNARVDKGQNAASAGAVGMVLANDEANGNDITADAHVLPTSHITYEDGQALYAYIKSNKAAMAYITRVKTELGIKPAPFMASFSSRGPNMIEEGILKPDITAPGANIIAAFTKAASPTDQPYDKRRTPFITMSGTSMSCPHVAGVVGLLKTMYPHWSPSAIKSAIMTTARTRDNNNNETMLDASFKRATPFDYGSGHIRPNRAMDPGLIYDLSVDDYVNLLCAEGYNRSQIAVFTNKTYACPEKARVADLNYPSITVPNLGDKGIVVNRWVKNVGPPGTYTSRVRAPVGVSVKVSPAVLTFERAGEEKTFKVVLKPKEPQKPLDYVFGELVWSDGKGHVVRSPITVKHV; via the exons ATGGGGTTTTCGGTTTCATCCCATTTGCAGCTTCTGCTGTTTGTCCTGCTTTCCTCTGCTCTGCAGACCCCCACCTTTGCCCTGAAAAAG CCTTACATCGTGTACTTAGGATCGCACTCTCATGGCACGAACCCCACATCGGCCGACATCGGCAGCGCCACCAACTCACATTACAGCTTACTTGGTTCGCTCCTCGGGAg CACTGAGAAGGCGGAGCGCTCCATCTTCTACTCCTACACCAGATGCATCAACGGCTTCGCAGCGCTCCTCGAAGAAGACCAAGTTGGGGAGATCGCGA AGCATCCAGACGTGATATCAGTTTTCCCGAGCAAGGGGAGGAAGCTGCACACGACGAGGTCATGGGAGTTCATGAGATTAGAAAGGGATGGAGCGATTCCTTCAAAATCGATATGGAACAAGGCACGATATGGAGAAGACACGATCATTGCCAACCTTGACACAG GCGTCTGGCCCGAATCTAAGAGCTTTAGTGACGAAGGGATAGGACCGGTCCCATCGAGGTGGCGGGGAATCTGTCAGCATAACTCTACAGACGGGTTCCGTTGCAACAG GAAGCTCATCGGCGCGAGGTACTTCAACCAGGGGTACGCTGCTTATGCCGGCAGCTTGGTCTTCAACTCGGTGCGGGACAGTGAAGGTCATGGAACCCACACTCTCTCCACAGCAGGGGGCAGTTTTGTCAAGGGGGCCCATGTGTTCCGTCAAGGCAAGGGGACTGCCAAGGGAGGATCGCCCCGGGCTCGTGTTGTAGCCTACAAGGTGTGCGGGCCACCGATAGATGGCCATGAGTGCTTTGATGCGGACATCCTTGCAGCCTATGATGCGGCCATAGGCGATGGGGTGGATGTGATATCGATGTCGCTCGGAGGGGATCCCGCTGACTTCTTTGAAGACGGGATAGCCATCGGATCATTTCACGCGGTCCAGAGCGGGATCACGGTTGTTGCCTCTGCAGGGAACTCTGGGCCGTCCCCTGCCACCGTTTCCAATGCCAGCCCCTGGTTGATCACCGTGGGGGCCAGCACGATCGACCGAGAGTTTACGAGCTACGTTTCGCTTGGCCCAAAGATGCACTTCAAG GGTGCAAGCCTTTCAGATAAAGCCTTGCCAGAAGAGAAGTTCTATCCAATCATCCGTGCTGCGGATGCTAAACTTCCGGGTGCTCCTGATGTAGACGC TGATCTTTGCAAGGAGGGCACCCTCGATCCGCAGAAGGCAAAGGAGAAGATACTGCTCTGCCTCCGGGGAGATAACGCGAGGGTCGACAAGGGCCAGAATGCTGCTTCAGCTGGAGCTGTCGGGATGGTCTTGGCAAATGATGAGGCGAACGGGAACGATATCACTGCAGATGCGCATGTCCTTCCAACTTCGCACATCACTTACGAGGATGGGCAAGCACTCTATGCATACATCAAATCGAACAA GGCTGCGATGGCTTACATAACCCGAGTAAAGACAGAACTAGGGATAAAGCCCGCACCGTTCATGGCTTCGTTCTCATCTCGGGGACCTAACATGATCGAGGAAGGGATTCTCAAG CCTGATATCACTGCTCCAGGGGCAAACATCATCGCTGCATTCACGAAGGCAGCAAGCCCGACTGACCAACCATACGACAAGCGCCGCACGCCTTTCATCACGATGTCGGGTACCTCAATGTCATGCCCTCACGTTGCTGGTGTCGTCGGTCTCCTGAAGACCATGTACCCGCATTGGAGCCCTTCAGCGATTAAATCCGCAATCATGACCACCG CCAGAACGCGAGATAACAACAACAACGAGACAATGCTAGATGCGTCCTTCAAGAGAGCTACTCCATTCGACTATGGTTCCGGGCACATAAGACCAAACCGGGCCATGGACCCAGGCCTCATCTACGACCTGTCAGTCGACGACTATGTCAACTTGCTCTGTGCCGAGGGCTACAACAGGAGCCAGATAGCGGTGTTCACTAACAAGACCTACGCATGCCCCGAGAAAGCCCGAGTGGCAGACCTCAACTACCCCTCGATCACGGTCCCCAACCTCGGGGACAAGGGGATCGTCGTCAACCGGTGGGTGAAGAACGTGGGGCCTCCTGGCACATACACTTCTCGTGTCAGGGCTCCAGTGGGAGTGTCAGTCAAGGTCAGCCCGGCAGTCCTGACGTTCGAGAGGGCTGGGGAGGAGAAGACATTCAAGGTGGTGCTGAAACCGAAAGAGCCCCAGAAGCCCCTGGACTACGTGTTCGGGGAGCTGGTGTGGTCGGACGGGAAAGGGCATGTCGTGAGGAGTCCCATAACTGTGAAGCACGTATGA
- the LOC116198584 gene encoding NAC domain-containing protein 76-like: MMPSTGQASVPPGFRFHPTDEELLYYYLRKKVSYEAIDLDVIREVDLNKLEPWDLKDKCKIGSGPQNDWYFFSHKDKKYPTGTRTNRATTAGFWKATGRDKAIHLSNSKRIGMRKTLVFYTGRAPHGQKTDWIMHEYRLEDDTTEIQEDGWVVCRVFKKKHIRGFQPTEAAAAGDQQEEEDDRVLHADHPHPMMMMMRGPSLGGIKQGLHQNILHYSHYSGPAYDGHLPQLFSPEAVIPNMNSTEGDNVSGNNEILECSQNLLRLTASSGNILQQQERGPGLSMNSLYGTSSSDWSFLDKLLVSHHHHHGQSDHSKPPSSALFPGVLEGASDSAPPPPRLFPFPYLGCDYSVDLFKFSK; encoded by the exons ATGATGCCTAGCACTGGACAAGCTTCCGTTCCACCGGGATTCCGATTCCATCCCACAGATGAGGAGCTTCTCTACTATTACCTGAGAAAGAAGGTCTCCTACGAGGCGATCGATCTTGATGTTATCAGAGAGGTGGATCTCAACAAGCTTGAGCCCTGGGACCTAAAAG ATAAATGCAAAATCGGGTCGGGGCCTCAGAACGATTGGTACTTCTTTAGCCATAAGGACAAGAAGTATCCGACCGGAACTCGAACGAATCGGGCAACCACAGCTGGGTTCTGGAAGGCGACTGGGAGGGACAAGGCCATCCACCTCAGCAACTCCAAACGGATTGGTATGAGAAAGACGCTTGTCTTCTACACTGGCCGCGCTCCTCATGGCCAGAAGACCGACTGGATCATGCATGAGTACCGCCTCGAAGACGACACAACAGAAATCcag GAAGATGGATGGGTGGTGTGtcgggtcttcaagaagaagcaTATCCGAGGTTTTCAGCCGACTGAAGCGGCAGCTGCTGGTGATCAGCAAGAAGAAGAGGACGATCGGGTGCTGCATGCGGATCATCCCCAcccgatgatgatgatgatgaggggCCCATCCCTCGGAGGTATAAAACAAGGGCTACACCAGAACATACTGCACTACTCGCATTACAGTGGCCCCGCATACGATGGCCATCTCCCGCAGCTGTTCAGTCCGGAGGCAGTCATCCCAAACATGAACTCCACTGAAGGCGATAATGTCAGCGGCAACAACGAAATACTCGAGTGTTCGCAGAACTTGCTGAGGCTCACGGCATCTTCTGGCAACATTCTGCAGCAGCAGGAGAGGGGGCCGGGGTTGAGTATGAATAGCTTATACGGGACATCTTCGTCGGATTGGTCGTTCCTCGACAAGCTCCTTGTGTCTCATCATCACCATCACGGCCAGAGCGACCACAGCAAGCCGCCCAGTTCAGCTCTCTTCCCTGGAGTGCTCGAAGGGGCCTCCGActctgctcctcctcctccaagATTGTTTCCATTTCCATACCTTGGCTGCGATTATTCTGTTGACCTCTTCAAGTTCTCGAAATAG
- the LOC116211644 gene encoding translocase of chloroplast 90, chloroplastic isoform X1, with protein MKSIRDWAFSQILTNSLASSIPLSCSNRFFNQEKPNEELGDQDSTDADIADRPSSRSHTQEVHHHSSQQHEVLLRGNENPQSSPIERNMTPLSKIDDLQVKLLRLLLRLGHSRDNLLVGKVLYRMNLAALLQEGEADSKTLKLRHDRVRSLAAAEEAAGSPDLDFSIRILLLGKTGVGKSATANSILGQMKTATSAFRPATDCIREVSGTVNGIKVSFIDTPGFLPSSASTMGRNRKIMLKVKKYLRRSPPDIVLFFERLDHINANYNENTLLKLMTEVFGNAIWFNTILVMTHASCSLPEGPNGYQVMYESYVSQCSELIQQSIHQAVADSRLENPVLLVENHPLCKRNSMGQKILPNGQAWISQFLLLCVCTKVLNDANRLLEFRESILLGPPSASRQPSLPHLLSSILRHRSMLSSGEPDEEVSEILISESEEEEEEYDQLPSIRILTKSQFEKMTESQKQDYLDELDYRETLYLKKQLKEELRKQREQMLSKVDDTISTLEDNYESSGQASMEPVALPDMAVPPSFDSDCPVHRYRGLVRSDQILLRPVHDPHGWDQDVGFDGINVETSTEIKRNLIGSVMGQLSKDKNDFSVHSECGVAYRALSGPSYSVGLDVQSAGGKDLICTVRSGAKLRNFLKKHNVANCGVSLTSFKNKYYLGAKIEDQVYVGKRLKFVANAGRLGGPAGKVAYGGGLEATLRGRDYPVRTDHMSLGMTVLSFDRDTVISGNLESEFCLTRDTRLSISGNLNNRNLGQICIRTSSSEHMEIALIALVSILRGLFCRKAHMSDIVNSDQ; from the exons ATGAAAAGTATCCGAGACTGGGCGTTCTCGCAGATTTTGACCAATTCGTTGGCATCATCTATACCGTTATCTTGTAGTAACAGGTTTTTTAATCAGGAAAAACCCAACGAGGAGCTTGGTGACCAAG ATTCAACTGATGCAGATATTGCTGATCGACCATCTTCCCGTAGCCACACTCAGGAGGTTCATCATCACTCCTCACAGCAACATGAAGTTCTACTCAGAGGCAATGAAAACCCTCAGTCTAGTCCCATTGAGCGTAATATGACTCCATTGTCAAAGATTGATGATCTCCAAGTCAAGCTTCTGCGACTTCTTCTACGTCTGGGCCACTCACGTGACAATCTTCTGGTGGGAAAGGTTTTGTACCGAATGAACCTGGCAGCCCTATTACAAGAAGGAGAAGCAGATTCCAAAACACTGAAACTCAGACATGATCGAGTTAGGTCTCTAGCAGCTGCAGAGGAGGCTGCTGGCTCCCCTGATTTGGACTTCTCGATCAGAATACTTCTCCTGGGGAAAACAGGGGTTGGCAAGAGTGCAACAGCAAATTCCATCCTTGGTCAAATGAAGACAGCCACCAGCGCTTTTCGACCAGCCACAGACTGCATTCGAGAGGTGTCAGGAACTGTGAATGGgatcaaagtatctttcattgATACCCCTGGCTTCTTACCTTCTTCTGCAAGTACCATGGGAAGAAATCGAAAGATTATGCTCAAAGTGAAGAAGTATCTCAGGAGGTCGCCCCCTGACATTGTTTTGTTCTTCGAACGCTTAGACCACATAAATGCCAATTACAACGAGAACACCCTCCTGAAGCTTATGACCGAAGTATTCGGTAATGCCATTTGGTTCAACACAATCCTTGTCATGACTCATGCTTCCTGTTCACTTCCAGAAGGCCCTAATGGGTATCAAGTCATGTACGAATCTTATGTAAGTCAGTGCAGTGAGTTGATTCAACAGTCTATTCATCAGGCTGTGGCAGACTCAAGACTTGAAAATCCTGTACTGTTAGTTGAGAATCATCCTCTATGCAAGAGGAACTCAATGGGACAGAAGATTCTTCCTAATGGGCAGGCTTGGATATCTCAATTCCTATTGTTATGTGTCTGCACGAAAGTCCTGAATGATGCTAATAGGTTACTGGAATTTCGTGAGAGCATTCTGTTGGGTCCACCAAGTGCTTCCAGACAGCCTTCTTTGCCTCATCTCCTTTCATCTATTCTGCGTCATCGTTCGATGCTTAGTAGTGGGGAACCAGACGAAGAAGTCAGTGAAATTTTGATTTCAGAAagtgaggaagaagaagaagaatatgaTCAGTTGCCTTCAATCAGAATCCTGACGAAATCACAGTTTGAGAAAATGACTGAGTCACAGAAGCAAGACTATCTAGATGAGTTGGATTATCGGGAAACTCTCTATCTGAAGAAGCAGTTGAAAGAAGAGCTTCGCAAGCAGAGAGAGCAGATGCTTTCGAAAGTGGATGATACGATTTCAACCCTGGAAGATAATTATGAGTCCTCCGGGCAAGCATCTATGGAGCCAGTTGCTCTACCTGATATGGCAGTCCCTCCAAGTTTTGACTCTGATTGCCCTGTTCATCGATACCGTGGGCTAGTCAGAAGTGACCAAATTCTCTTGAGACCAGTTCATGATCCTCATGGTTGGGATCAGGATGTGGGTTTTGACGGGATCAATGTGGAGACATCCACTGAGATAAAGAGGAATCTCATTGGCTCAGTCATGGGACAGCTGAGCAAAGATAAGAACGATTTCAGCGTCCACTCCGAGTGTGGAGTAGCCTACAGAGCTCTCAGTGGGCCCTCTTACTCAGTGGGTCTCGATGTCCAATCAGCCGGTGGTAAAGATTTGATCTGCACGGTTCGAAGTGGCGCAAAGCTGAGAAACTTCCTGAAGAAGCACAATGTTGCTAATTGTGGAGTTTCACTGACGTCTTTCAAGAACAAGTACTATTTAGGTGCCAAGATAGAGGATCAGGTTTATGTCGGTAAGAGGCTTAAATTTGTAGCAAATGCGGGTCGATTGGGGGGGCCTGCGGGAAAAGTGGCATATGGTGGAGGTTTGGAAGCTACTCTCAGAGGGAGAGATTACCCAGTGAGGACGGATCACATGAGCTTAGGGATGACAGTCTTGTCCTTTGACCGAGACACAGTGATCAGTGGTAATTTAGAGTCTGAGTTTTGTTTGACCCGAGATACCAGATTGTCCATTAGCGGAAATCTGAACAACCGGAACCTAGGACAGATATGCATAAGGACGAGTAGCTCGGAGCATATGGAAATTGCTCTGATAGCTCTGGTTTCCATCTTGAGGGGCCTCTTTTGTAGAAAGGCCCATATGTCTGATATCGTGAACAGCGACCAATGA
- the LOC116211644 gene encoding translocase of chloroplast 90, chloroplastic isoform X2, with translation MKSIRDWAFSQILTNSLASSIPLSCSNRFFNQEKPNEELGDQADSTDADIADRPSSRSHTQEVHHHSSQQHEVLLRGNENPQSSPIERNMTPLSKIDDLQVKLLRLLLRLGHSRDNLLVGKVLYRMNLAALLQEGEADSKTLKLRHDRVRSLAAAEEAAGSPDLDFSIRILLLGKTGVGKSATANSILGQMKTATSAFRPATDCIREVSGTVNGIKVSFIDTPGFLPSSASTMGRNRKIMLKVKKYLRRSPPDIVLFFERLDHINANYNENTLLKLMTEVFGNAIWFNTILVMTHASCSLPEGPNGYQVMYESYVSQCSELIQQSIHQAVADSRLENPVLLVENHPLCKRNSMGQKILPNGQAWISQFLLLCVCTKVLNDANRLLEFRESILLGPPSASRQPSLPHLLSSILRHRSMLSSGEPDEEVSEILISESEEEEEEYDQLPSIRILTKSQFEKMTESQKQDYLDELDYRETLYLKKQLKEELRKQREQMLSKVDDTISTLEDNYESSGQASMEPVALPDMAVPPSFDSDCPVHRYRGLVRSDQILLRPVHDPHGWDQDVGFDGINVETSTEIKRNLIGSVMGQLSKDKNDFSVHSECGVAYRALSGPSYSVGLDVQSAGGKDLICTVRSGAKLRNFLKKHNVANCGVSLTSFKNKYYLGAKIEDQVYVGKRLKFVANAGRLGGPAGKVAYGGGLEATLRGRDYPVRTDHMSLGMTVLSFDRDTVISGNLESEFCLTRDTRLSISGNLNNRNLGQICIRTSSSEHMEIALIALVSILRGLFCRKAHMSDIVNSDQ, from the exons ATGAAAAGTATCCGAGACTGGGCGTTCTCGCAGATTTTGACCAATTCGTTGGCATCATCTATACCGTTATCTTGTAGTAACAGGTTTTTTAATCAGGAAAAACCCAACGAGGAGCTTGGTGACCAAG CAGATTCAACTGATGCAGATATTGCTGATCGACCATCTTCCCGTAGCCACACTCAGGAGGTTCATCATCACTCCTCACAGCAACATGAAGTTCTACTCAGAGGCAATGAAAACCCTCAGTCTAGTCCCATTGAGCGTAATATGACTCCATTGTCAAAGATTGATGATCTCCAAGTCAAGCTTCTGCGACTTCTTCTACGTCTGGGCCACTCACGTGACAATCTTCTGGTGGGAAAGGTTTTGTACCGAATGAACCTGGCAGCCCTATTACAAGAAGGAGAAGCAGATTCCAAAACACTGAAACTCAGACATGATCGAGTTAGGTCTCTAGCAGCTGCAGAGGAGGCTGCTGGCTCCCCTGATTTGGACTTCTCGATCAGAATACTTCTCCTGGGGAAAACAGGGGTTGGCAAGAGTGCAACAGCAAATTCCATCCTTGGTCAAATGAAGACAGCCACCAGCGCTTTTCGACCAGCCACAGACTGCATTCGAGAGGTGTCAGGAACTGTGAATGGgatcaaagtatctttcattgATACCCCTGGCTTCTTACCTTCTTCTGCAAGTACCATGGGAAGAAATCGAAAGATTATGCTCAAAGTGAAGAAGTATCTCAGGAGGTCGCCCCCTGACATTGTTTTGTTCTTCGAACGCTTAGACCACATAAATGCCAATTACAACGAGAACACCCTCCTGAAGCTTATGACCGAAGTATTCGGTAATGCCATTTGGTTCAACACAATCCTTGTCATGACTCATGCTTCCTGTTCACTTCCAGAAGGCCCTAATGGGTATCAAGTCATGTACGAATCTTATGTAAGTCAGTGCAGTGAGTTGATTCAACAGTCTATTCATCAGGCTGTGGCAGACTCAAGACTTGAAAATCCTGTACTGTTAGTTGAGAATCATCCTCTATGCAAGAGGAACTCAATGGGACAGAAGATTCTTCCTAATGGGCAGGCTTGGATATCTCAATTCCTATTGTTATGTGTCTGCACGAAAGTCCTGAATGATGCTAATAGGTTACTGGAATTTCGTGAGAGCATTCTGTTGGGTCCACCAAGTGCTTCCAGACAGCCTTCTTTGCCTCATCTCCTTTCATCTATTCTGCGTCATCGTTCGATGCTTAGTAGTGGGGAACCAGACGAAGAAGTCAGTGAAATTTTGATTTCAGAAagtgaggaagaagaagaagaatatgaTCAGTTGCCTTCAATCAGAATCCTGACGAAATCACAGTTTGAGAAAATGACTGAGTCACAGAAGCAAGACTATCTAGATGAGTTGGATTATCGGGAAACTCTCTATCTGAAGAAGCAGTTGAAAGAAGAGCTTCGCAAGCAGAGAGAGCAGATGCTTTCGAAAGTGGATGATACGATTTCAACCCTGGAAGATAATTATGAGTCCTCCGGGCAAGCATCTATGGAGCCAGTTGCTCTACCTGATATGGCAGTCCCTCCAAGTTTTGACTCTGATTGCCCTGTTCATCGATACCGTGGGCTAGTCAGAAGTGACCAAATTCTCTTGAGACCAGTTCATGATCCTCATGGTTGGGATCAGGATGTGGGTTTTGACGGGATCAATGTGGAGACATCCACTGAGATAAAGAGGAATCTCATTGGCTCAGTCATGGGACAGCTGAGCAAAGATAAGAACGATTTCAGCGTCCACTCCGAGTGTGGAGTAGCCTACAGAGCTCTCAGTGGGCCCTCTTACTCAGTGGGTCTCGATGTCCAATCAGCCGGTGGTAAAGATTTGATCTGCACGGTTCGAAGTGGCGCAAAGCTGAGAAACTTCCTGAAGAAGCACAATGTTGCTAATTGTGGAGTTTCACTGACGTCTTTCAAGAACAAGTACTATTTAGGTGCCAAGATAGAGGATCAGGTTTATGTCGGTAAGAGGCTTAAATTTGTAGCAAATGCGGGTCGATTGGGGGGGCCTGCGGGAAAAGTGGCATATGGTGGAGGTTTGGAAGCTACTCTCAGAGGGAGAGATTACCCAGTGAGGACGGATCACATGAGCTTAGGGATGACAGTCTTGTCCTTTGACCGAGACACAGTGATCAGTGGTAATTTAGAGTCTGAGTTTTGTTTGACCCGAGATACCAGATTGTCCATTAGCGGAAATCTGAACAACCGGAACCTAGGACAGATATGCATAAGGACGAGTAGCTCGGAGCATATGGAAATTGCTCTGATAGCTCTGGTTTCCATCTTGAGGGGCCTCTTTTGTAGAAAGGCCCATATGTCTGATATCGTGAACAGCGACCAATGA